The following nucleotide sequence is from Anguilla rostrata isolate EN2019 chromosome 3, ASM1855537v3, whole genome shotgun sequence.
ATCTCCTCACAGAGTGAGGGACGTCTGTCCCTGGCTGTCCAGTACCAGTGCGTGGAGGACAGGTTGGTGAAGATCACCATGTTGAGGAGGAGAGGTGGGAGGAGGACCCAAGCGAAGCTCGTCTCTCCCCAAACGCAGCTGAGGGCTCCTGCACTGCTCCtcttcctggaggaggaggcaggggaCCCTAGGGACTGGGCTGGCCCACTGGAAGCACGAGCCCCTTCTGTGCCACGCCCTCGCAGGTCCAAAGAACCGGGTAGCATTGGTGCAGACATCCCCAACTACGTACGCCAAAACAGTGTGGCTAAGAACCAGTGCAAGCTTCACTCCTACAGAGTGACCTTCCAGGACTTGGGTTGGGATCACTGGATCATCGCCCCACATAAGTACAACCCTCGCTACTGCAGAGGAGACTGCCCACGTATCCTCCACTATGGGTACAATTCTCCAAACCATGCCATCGTGCAGAACTTCATCAATGAGATGGGTGTGGGGGAGGTGCCCCCGCCCGCTTGTGTACCTTACAAGTACAAGCCAATCAGCGTCCTCATGTTGGAGAAGAATGGCAGCATTGTATACAAAGAGTATGAGGACATGATCGCAGAGTCTTGCACTTGCCGATAGGCTCAAGGACAACGGGGCTCcgccctgcacacacagaacatgcGCCCACATTGGCCCTTCAGTGTCTTAAGGTAATGTGGTTCTgccccctcatcccccctctTTTCTCATCACAGGGGGAACGATGTGGAAATGTATGATGTTGACTCTCAGGGCTGTTAAAATCCTGGGCCatacatgtttgttttaatCTCACTGATGTAGCTTACAGTCTATTTCCTGTCCTTCAGTTGGGCTGAGTTGACGGTTTCACGGCAGTGGTTTGTGGGTAATTCAGGAATCGGGGGCACCCCCTTCAAAGAGCATTTCTGTTTGCATGTCCACATCACCTCCGGGAGTCCAGGGATGAGGCACTGGATTGGAGATACTTTTGGCTCGGTACCTCTGCACAGTATTGGCACTTCTAGAGGCTTTCTACAGTTACATTTGccctcaaatatttttatatgtgaaaaggcttcttttttttcttttttcttgtcccccccccccccccttttttttccttttttaaaaatgaacccaTGAGATTAGGGAGCCTTTGGACAGGGTCTGTTTGCCTCTGTCCAGATGTATACATTTTTGCACATTGTCTGGCTAGGTGAAGTGACCCTCTTTAGGCATGCAAAAATGTGGATGTGCGCAGTCACCATCCTGTCCGTTTCTGCTGAATGTGAAGGGGCGTGTGCAATGTGTTGATGAAAGGACCTTTTGATATGAGTGTTTGGTAGTGAGGGAGATATAATATTCttattcaaaatgtatattttatgatgaataatgataaataaaataaaatgcatgttttctaAAATTCATTGATCTGCTATGTTGTTGCACCAAATACGTTCgcatatgtatgtttgtatgtatgtatgtgtgtgttgataAGCTTGATTTCATCTTGGAATCTGCTTTTGCGGAACACTCATTTTGGATTGGGTGAAATGGTAGTGTGGCAAACATGGGCTATTATAATGAGCTGAACTGACAGCACTGCCATCAAGTCTTGGTCTCAAATATTGTGAGCCCAGAATTATATCCATGCCTTTTCTTTCCTCCATTAGATAAGTGACTTGAACCTTTAACAGTAAGTATATTTTACATGGATTATTAACAAAtgggcagtgttttttttttgtttgttttgtttttttgtgtgaaataaagACTTGTTAGCTTTCTGAAGGGAGTTCAGAAAGCTATTCCAGTTCATTTTCTGTACACGACATGGTCAACAGAGGGCACTCTAACCCTGCACTTCAAGCCATGATTTCGCGAGTGTGGATAAAACTACAGATATTGGTAGTTATAGATAGTAGATTAGTCAATGAAAAAGTTTAATTCTGACAGGAATCCGGTTTGTTTTGTCGCTTGCCATATTAAGTGTACATTCAAGGTAAGCACTCTGGTGAAACTGGCAGTGGAATAAGCAGAAAGAGGCACTGAACAAACTGAAGTGGTATAGACAGGTGTGATATCACTGGAAGGTCGGCACAAAGTGGAAAGGATTTATGGGCATTATTAGTCACAGGTTGATTTCTCATAACTGCTGTGAATAGAATTGTATGTGTGGACAGCTTCCTTTTgtttgcagtgtaaatgctgatgACCATTAACCTTCATGGGCAAATGCTATGGTTATGAAGTGTTAGCAGTAGGGCTCCAAGTGCTATTCAGTTTTTtgtgctgattttttaaattctttatttaaaaaaaaaaaaaaaaaaatgtgagaatTTGGAGTACATTTACTATAATTTATACTATAACTTAGTATAGCTCAGTATCCTATCATTTAGATTTCAGGactgtttttacatttaatatcTTAAAGGAGACAACTTAAGAATCATTTGTTCTGTAGAGAAAATAGCATTATTATTAAGCAAATATACTTTCCTTGAAGAAATATCTGCTCTAAACAGGGTTTATATTTACACTATTGTTAACATATCTCCATACCTGTAGATCAGAGCAACTgttcaaagaaataaatagcACGATTATTTTCCTTGGCCATTTACAGTAAATCTCCAAATCTCTTTTGGACCTGAGGAGCTGCAGATGATGATATTTGACAtaactcagcacttaattgaggaattaaagcagctgattactaATGTATCACATTTCCTGGGGCTTCAAGTATGAATGTTATTGTAGAATCCATCTTAATATTTGCGTATGTGGGAATGAGGAAAGAATGTGCGCGCCAAAAGATATTCAGACTTCTGTCGTGCGGATTGCGTTTATAAGTCATGTGGATGAAACGTCATCTTTATAAATCCCAAATTGACCTGAAatcctgcacacatgcacaagcttCATCTCCCACCCCACAAAAAGCCGTACGTGGTTATGTGCATGTCCCTGATTAATAcgctaatcaaaataaaaatgttgagatGTAGGCCTATGCCCCTGTCTTGGTAAAACATGGCTACAGCGGACAAACTGAAGACACGGTTTCACAGTGTGAAATTGAGGTCTTAGGGAATGAGGTGGAAATGcaagaaatgctttttttggcTCCAATTCCACAGGGCTACCAAATATAATATGTTGGGGAGCAAAAGGTCACTGCAGCCCTTACTGCAACCAGTTCTGAGCTCCACACAATTGCTGAGGTGAAGAATAAGTGGTTGGACATAAAGGTGAATTTGAAACCCCGCATCACTGCCCATAATCAGAGCGTCAAGGCCGCCAGTGGAGGTAAAGGGGCTTAAGAGCTTACCCCA
It contains:
- the bmp15 gene encoding bone morphogenetic protein 15 isoform X2 gives rise to the protein MVQYELKALPLKKLVRAAFVHLRSTVLSHVPLSCGVNISSLGPANRRISSGGHVTLRPHDQWTEMDITPLISSQSEGRLSLAVQYQCVEDRLVKITMLRRRGGRRTQAKLVSPQTQLRAPALLLFLEEEAGDPRDWAGPLEARAPSVPRPRRSKEPGSIGADIPNYVRQNSVAKNQCKLHSYRVTFQDLGWDHWIIAPHKYNPRYCRGDCPRILHYGYNSPNHAIVQNFINEMGVGEVPPPACVPYKYKPISVLMLEKNGSIVYKEYEDMIAESCTCR